Proteins encoded in a region of the Pieris rapae chromosome 10, ilPieRapa1.1, whole genome shotgun sequence genome:
- the LOC123689497 gene encoding uncharacterized protein LOC123689497 — MEAVQKTIEDLAVVLKSGMAEFRKDLQDATALSSSANPTSRLVVEFDSFRSFMLSSLQNLQSQVELLSKCHDQEEMRSRRKMLLVHGVAEDNKEDTTATFSKVITEHLGVTVEDVKISRCHRLGQVKKGTPRPILVKFRDVHLRDSIWYSKTKLKGSGITISEFLNKVRHDTFMEARRLFGVSKCWTRNGTIHILTPDGTRHRVNSLAELKIIPLPSSATTVQTSNMTVPRDNKRPKRLIKRPIV, encoded by the coding sequence ATGGAAGCAGTTCAGAAGACCATTGAAGATCTTGCGGTCGTCCTCAAATCCGGTATGGCGGAATTCCGTAAGGATCTGCAGGATGCTACTGCTCTTTCCTCTTCGGCCAACCCTACTTCACGACTAGTTGTGGAGTTTGACAGTTTTCGTAGCTTTATGTTGTCTTCTCTACAGAATCTCCAGTCTCAGGTCGAACTTTTGTCTAAGTGTCATGACCAAGAAGAGATGCGAAGCCGCAGGAAGATGCTGTTGGTTCATGGGGTTGCTGAGGATAACAAGGAGGATACTACTGCTACATTCTCCAAAGTTATCACCGAACACCTTGGTGTCACTGTTGAGGATGTTAAAATTAGTCGCTGCCATCGTTTGGGTCAGGTTAAGAAAGGTACCCCTAGGCCTATATTGGTGAAGTTCCGGGATGTTCACTTGAGAGATAGCATATGGTACAGTAAAACTAAACTGAAGGGTTCGGGTATTACTATATCTGAATTCCTAAATAAAGTCAGGCATGATACCTTTATGGAGGCAAGAAGGCTATTTGGTGTCTCTAAGTGCTGGACTAGAAACGGCACCATTCATATTTTAACTCCTGATGGCACCCGGCACCGTGTGAATTCTTTGGCTGAACTAAAAATTATCCCTCTTCCCTCTTCTGCAACTACTGTACAAACCAGCAATATGACTGTCCCTAGGGACAACAAACGTCCCAAAAGGTTGATCAAACGGCCAATAGTTTAA